The DNA segment TCTAATCACAAGCCCGCAAAAGCTTAATACATAAACCAACCCGCAACCCGCCCCGCATAAATGTAAACTCACACCCCCTGTACCCACACCGCCTCATTGCCATCCCTACTTTTTATCCCAGACAGTTTATCCGTATTGTTAGATTTAGGAAATTCTGAAATTTTAATATTCTGTAATATATCGTTTGGCCAGATTAAAAAAAATGCCTTACTAAAGCTTTTAAAGTAAGTGTGGGGTCTGATACTGCTCAATTTTCCTGGAAAGGGTCTGGGCTGAAACCCTGGTATATGGGGCAAAGTGGTCTCTAATGCTCAATTTTCCCTTTTGTACTGACGAAGTTCATTTTATTCACATTCTGACAACTTGGAGAATCACTGGAAACATAGTCTTGGCAAAAGATGCCAGTATGTCAACTGAAAAAACATATGCAATCGAAGAATGCGACAAGTGAGCACAATCATATATATTTGTACTACTAAAGAAACACTTCACAATATCAATGAAGACCGAAAAGAACTAACTGGTTCAACAGAAAAACATTGTATTCGAGAACTAATGGTGCCCATCACATTGGGTTTTACTTGAGACCACATGTGCATCTCTACAACGAGCATGAACGCACCTTTCAATCTCTTCATCAAACAGCCAGTTCAACAATGCATTTTACTCCTTGATAACTGCTCAACACACGATAATCAATCAACCTGAACTTGCTGCTAGAACACCGCGGCATGACAAGAAGCAGCTCCTGAAACATCTTATTTACAGACTACTTCAGTAAGTAAAATCATGACCTGGGCTATCAGAATGCATATCCATGGACGCATCAGCTGAGTTACTGCTATTGGACTCCCTATTTTGCTGCTGGACATTCGTTTCGTTGTTTCTTGCTCCATTTGAAGGCTGCACGTTGTTTAAAAGGAAACCTCCTTGAGCAATTTGATAGTTCTGCAGGCTTCGTCGAACAGGGCTTGAAAGTGCATTTGAGAAAACATAATTCTTCGATTGCAGATCATGATCTGATCGTACGCCATGTCCTGGAGCTGCTACACCAATTGAGCCCGAAGAGACTGGAAAGGCTGAATTTGCGAAATGCATTGGTTGAGAGTGCTGGTTCTGCGGCGGTCTAGGCGAAATTGAATGGTCCTCTCCACTATAGTCCAGTTCCGACTGACAAGATCAGTAAATGCAGTTTTAGACGCATAAAACATAGATCAAATGTCAAAAAATAATTAAAGGGTGGTGTAGGATTATTATGATCAATCATTTAATGaagaaagcaacaataaaaggacaAAAAAGGGTGAACTAAGGATAAAGCATTTTGCAACCTCCACATAATTTTCAATTCTGTATCAGCATAGTATGAAAATAGCTTCTGCACAAAATACAGGAAAACTATCATCTTCACAGGTTGACCCCTTCGATGGCCAATTTCTCAGCCAAGGCATTTCTAACCATGGCAAAAGCATAGTTCATCCCAGTTTTACTCTATACAATCCGATAACAAACAGGCCGACAAAGTGAAATTCAATTAGGGTATTATTTTTCCATTATAACAAGGAACCAGAGGTGCATGATCTTACGAATTGCTTGCAAAAAGATTTTAATAACACTATAGAAGAACCATCATCTTTTCAGTATCTGATTAGAGTTTGTTCCACATTCAAATAAGACATGCACATATAATCCTCACAATATAGCTAGTAAACGGAGAGAACTAGATGGAAGTATCTCAAAGAGAACGAGGAGCACGGAACACCATCACAATATAGCTGAAAAGACGCTCATTTCTCTTGAAAACCAAATGATCACAATGAACATGTTATAGAAGAAATGAAATCATAAGCTAAAACTGACACTTCAAGATCTATAATCCAGCAAATCACCTTTTTGACAACCATAATCTAGCAAAGACCTTATCTCAAAAAAGCATTTCTTTGAAGTTAATTGGTTCAATAGACTGTAACATGAGCATCACATGCAGAGCACATTCAAGCCCAttcaaaattttacaaaattCTTGATAACACAAGTATATAAATCAAAACCGAAGAAAATCAGATTTAATAATAAGTAGCTTCTTATTGCTGTCTCAAATCTTCTCCAGGCCCAAATTTCCATGTCATATCAAATTCTACATGACCAGAAATCAGTAGGCTGATCTACTACAAACATATCAGTAGCACACCTATATTTCATTCCTTGAGAAATTTCATGATAGCAAGGATGGTGCTATCCAGCAAGGATGTATCATCCATTAACGTAAAATAATACAATTTTTTTTGCTTCCAAGGCTTTGGTCTAGTGGTAAACCCGCAGCACATGATGTGTGGGTCAGACGCAAGTCATAGATTCGAGCctagtatttaagtggagaagggtagagaaGGGTTCCGCTATTGACCAAGGTTCGAACCGTGCGTCACTGGCCCTTGGAGAGTACTTGATTATCGGAAAAAAAGATACAAATTTTTCACATAACCACAGTGAACGTGAAATATTCTTCACAGATTCATCTCCTAGTCGTTAACCAATTAGGATGACTTAGCCCTATGCAAATTTTATGAGAAAGTTCAGATAAGAAGTAAACTGCAAACATGCTGAGCTGATTAAACAGCAGGTTGAGAGCTGCTGAAACCATCTGAAGTCCTATATCTCCATTCTCATGTTTTTCTCCGACCTGGGATAATTTATGCACCCTCAAACCTTATTCGTATAAGTGAGGTTGCTCTAAATAAACGTTAAGTGTGCGtttctactttattttattttttttgggggggggggggggtggataATTTATAAAGCCTTAAGGGTTTTGCACTAGACTGGTGCCAAAATGGAAGGAGAGCAGCAATTAGATGAAAAACTTAGCACCTAATCTACAGAGAAATACAACACTACACCAAAACAAGCAAAGTAAATAAAACCATCTTGAGACCTTGCATACCCTTACTACCATTGACTCCCCATTGGTTCCACTTTCCTCTATCAAATCATCTCACTCCTTTCCTCCTACTCAAAatgttctcttcttcttttttggcaaGAGCATAGTTCATGATGTGTGGGTTAGCCGCGCGTCGCGGTTTCGAACCAACCCGCACGTCAACGGTTCGAACCTTGCCATAGACAAAACTTGGTATTTAAGTAGTAGAAAGGCAGGCACATTATCCACCGAGTTACGAATCGTGAGCCACAATCCTCGGTAGAACTCCAAAATACAAAAGGTATTCTCAATTGATAATGCACAATAGTACAAACATAGTGTTGATTATTGTTTCGTGGGTTCATAACGAGGAATTTTGAATAAGATTTGAGAAGAACTATAGTAGAAGAGCGCAATTAGGACGCAAATCATGTTATATGCTCTACTAGCTGGTAGGTAACTGAATTGTGTATGAAAGGGTAAGTCGGAAGCTTTCCAAATGAATCTATTATTACTTTTAGTGAAGAAAAATAGATCACCTAGATAAGGTGGGAGCATAAAAGATAAAACTTTCATAAAAACTCTGAAAAGGAGAATAGCTCAGCGGCACCACCAGAGTGAGCAATAGTAAAGTAAAGGTGTTTACTGATAGTGGGCAGTGAGTCACCAGATTGGCAGATTCTATGAACTGAGCGGTTTGTCAGCCAAATGAACGTTCAGGTCAGattgtaactttttttttcttataaGGAGGCCAGTTTGTATCTCTTTCTATTTCATCAagatcttttttctcttttcttattcTAATCCAAGAAAGATCAGTTTCCGAGTCTCCCCACTTTCAATGGAAAAGGAATGAATTTCCACTATAGGACCCTGAGCACAAAAGATATCGCTGGACTAAAACATCTCAAACATCTAGATTTCATGATCATACTGCTCCGTGTTTATTGAACAAAGTTCTCACGAGCTATTTCCTGAGCAGATAAAGATCTCCACAGATAGACATGAAAGGAAATCAACTAAAAGCTAGGCACAAAACTGAGACAGATAGAAAAAGAACCTGCAGGTAGTTCATTATGTCAGCAATTGTCACTCTGGATCCTCCCTCTTGTTGTCTCAAGATCGATTGATACAGTTTCTCCTATAAAGATGTATCAGGTCAAAATCAAATGTCATGATTCATTCGAAACCAAATCCCCACAACACAAACCAAATCCCCACAACACAAGATCATTCACTTTAAAACACAACAAAGAAAAATGTCAAACATTAAAAAACATCAGGAAACCTTAATAAACACATGGCATAATCAAAGCCTAGAAACGAGATGTACTTGCACATTCCTAGCTAGATTAAAGGCATAACTACATAGTTCAGTTTGGAGATAATTATCAGTTATCACCAAGTCCAATCTGCAACCAAAATAGAACTGAGTGATTAAGACTTTGAATCCTAAGTTCCTAACTTTCTTTACGCATACATTTGAGAACAGAAAACCAAAAAATATTGTGAACAAAGGGAAACCCACGTAACATTTGTACAGATAAGCAAGAAACAAAATGATGAATTACCTTTCTCTGACCTATTCTTTACTGATCAAGTGCATCATTATGGGAGACAAAAGTCTTGTCTAAATCAATGTATGTAATTTCTTCCAGAGCTGCTATTCAATTTTGTTTATCTGTTCTCCTAGTAGGTCAACTAGGGTCAAAAATGCTATTCAACCCATACAGATTTTCAAACAGAATTTGTGATGACTATATTTCTTTGGCAACAATCAAGTTCAATCTCTTAACTGAAATAAAGCTCAGTCCAGAGGGTGGGCTAGCACGGAGATCTGCTTGCAAGGAGCTACAAAGCATCTTTTTATATTCGCAGTTTTTGcccctttcttctttcttcttctaacACTCtttactcggtacattatttcttTCCACACTACCCTCTCCAGGGAGCTAAAGCTTCCTTAAGAATttagggtcgtttggttggaggTACTAAGAAAATCAGCTCAGCATAAGATTCAGCAATCAGCATAAAATAATACAGTGGTTGATTTGGAGGATTAGAAAAAAATAATCCTCACATAACTTATGCAACGTTTGGTTGACCGTACAAGGAAAAAAAAGATACCTGCATAACTTAATGCAACAGTTGGTAGC comes from the Nicotiana sylvestris chromosome 4, ASM39365v2, whole genome shotgun sequence genome and includes:
- the LOC104213649 gene encoding uncharacterized protein, whose amino-acid sequence is MGKKRKSLASKLDEVDRSMYSTFCSGANSLSQLYTQAMNQQKLSFQAGERHGLEKLYQSILRQQEGGSRVTIADIMNYLQSELDYSGEDHSISPRPPQNQHSQPMHFANSAFPVSSGSIGVAAPGHGVRSDHDLQSKNYVFSNALSSPVRRSLQNYQIAQGGFLLNNVQPSNGARNNETNVQQQNRESNSSNSADASMDMHSDSPGHDFTY